One genomic region from Haloprofundus salinisoli encodes:
- a CDS encoding sporulation protein, which translates to MRTVLARIGIGSATVDTVLPSAEVVPGDSVNAEVHIHGGASEQRIGRMVFAVKTRYRAEEGHETTTIDRLTLAEDLTITPNQDEVRPVTLDIPYETPVTVGGVEVWIETELDIDWAVDPGDRDILEVLPTPQMAAVFDAMERLGFTLRAADCEADPYGRYATGRRFVQEFEFRPSKGAFADSLDEVELVCLPGDDGLTVYAEVDRRAGLLSELADTDERTTQFTVTSDDPDAIFEQIRSAIEDRA; encoded by the coding sequence ATGAGGACCGTTCTTGCGAGAATCGGAATCGGCTCCGCTACCGTCGATACTGTTCTCCCCTCCGCAGAGGTGGTGCCCGGCGACTCGGTGAACGCGGAGGTGCACATCCACGGCGGCGCGAGCGAACAACGGATCGGTCGGATGGTGTTCGCGGTGAAAACCCGCTATCGAGCCGAGGAAGGACACGAGACGACGACCATCGACCGACTGACGCTCGCGGAGGATCTGACCATCACCCCGAACCAGGACGAGGTTCGGCCGGTGACGCTCGATATCCCCTACGAGACGCCGGTCACCGTCGGCGGCGTCGAGGTGTGGATCGAGACGGAGCTCGACATCGATTGGGCGGTCGACCCCGGAGACAGAGACATCCTCGAAGTGCTACCGACGCCGCAGATGGCCGCGGTCTTCGACGCGATGGAGCGACTCGGGTTCACGCTTCGCGCCGCCGACTGCGAGGCGGACCCCTACGGACGGTACGCGACGGGACGGCGATTCGTCCAGGAGTTCGAGTTCAGACCGTCGAAGGGAGCGTTCGCCGACTCGCTCGACGAAGTCGAACTCGTCTGCCTGCCCGGCGACGACGGCCTCACCGTCTACGCGGAGGTCGACCGTCGCGCCGGCCTGCTGAGCGAACTCGCCGATACGGACGAGCGAACCACCCAGTTCACCGTGACGAGCGACGACCCCGACGCGATCTTCGAACAGATTCGTTCCGCCATCGAAGACCGGGCGTAA